Proteins from a single region of Chaetodon trifascialis isolate fChaTrf1 chromosome 10, fChaTrf1.hap1, whole genome shotgun sequence:
- the LOC139337629 gene encoding gamma-crystallin M3-like — protein MSTTDMNMMSRIIFYEDRNFQGRSYECSNDCADMSSYLSRCHSCRVERGCFMVYDRTNFMGNQYFLRRGEYSDYMSMMGMSDCIRSCRTIPMHRGSYRMKIYERENFGGQSHELMDDCDNIMDRFRMSNCMSCHVMDGHWLMYEQPHYRGRMMYMRPGEYRSFMNMSMSNMRCMSMRRIMDSCH, from the exons ATGTCCACCACCGACATGAACATGATGAGCAGG aTCATCTTCTACGAGGACAGGAACTTCCAGGGTCGTTCCTACGAGTGCAGCAACGACTGCGCTGACATGTCCTCCTACCTGAGCAGGTGTCACTCCTGCAGGGTGGAGAGAGGCTGCTTCATGGTCTACGACCGCACCAACTTCATGGGCAACCAGTACTTCCTGAGGAGGGGCGAGTACTCCGACTACATGAGCATGATGGGAATGAGCGACTGCATCAGGTCCTGCCGCACGATCCCCATG CACCGCGGCTCCTACAGGATGAAGATCTATGAGAGGGAGAACTTTGGAGGCCAGAGCCACGAGCTGATGGACGACTGCGACAACATCATGGATCGCTTCCGCATGTCCAACTGCATGTCCTGCCACGTGATGGACGGACACTGGCTGATGTATGAGCAGCCCCACTACAGAGGCAGGATGATGTACATGAGGCCTGGAGAGTACAGGAGCTTCATGAACATGTCCATGAGCAACATGAGGTGCATGAGCATGAGGCGCATCATGGACTCCTGCCACTAA
- the LOC139337630 gene encoding gamma-crystallin M2-like: MTSSSMSMSRIVFYEDRNFQGRSYECSSDCADMSSYLSRCHSCRVERGCFMVYDRTNFMGNQYFLRRGEYSDYMSMMGMSDCIRSCRMIPMHRGSYRMKIYERENFGGQSHELMDDCDNIMDRFRMSNCMSCHVMDGHWLMYEQPHYRGRMMYMRPGEYRSFMNMSMSNMRCMSMRRIMDSYY, from the exons ATGACATCCAGCAGCATGAGCATGAGCAGG aTCGTCTTCTACGAGGACAGGAACTTCCAGGGTCGTTCCTACGAGTGCAGCAGCGACTGCGCTGACATGTCCTCCTACCTGAGCAGGTGTCACTCCTGCAGGGTGGAGAGAGGCTGCTTCATGGTCTACGACCGCACCAACTTCATGGGCAACCAGTACTTCCTGAGGAGGGGCGAGTACTCCGACTACATGAGCATGATGGGAATGAGCGACTGCATCAGGTCCTGCCGCATGATCCCCATG CACCGCGGCTCCTACAGGATGAAGATCTATGAGAGGGAGAACTTTGGAGGCCAGAGCCACGAGCTGATGGACGACTGCGACAACATCATGGATCGCTTCCGCATGTCCAACTGCATGTCCTGCCACGTGATGGATGGACACTGGCTGATGTATGAGCAGCCCCACTACAGAGGCAGGATGATGTACATGAGGCCTGGAGAGTACAGGAGCTTCATGAACATGTCCATGAGCAACATGAGGTGCATGAGCATGAGGCGCATCATGGACTCTTACTATTAG